Genomic window (Mya arenaria isolate MELC-2E11 chromosome 16, ASM2691426v1):
cacatttaaggACTCTGTAAAACATTCTTGTGCCTGATTGCAACTTATCATATAAATTTATATCCCTGTATGTCTGTCTTTCTCAGGGattcatctttatttttttaactattggGTCCTTAGACcataatttgttaaatcttTTTAGGAGGAACTTAATAATATTAAGAGAATTTGAAATGAATGCATTCAAGCTGACTGTATACCAATGTTGTTGAAGGCATCATTAATTATTAGTGAACATCAGTATGCCTTTTAACCCTTGAAGCCATTTGGGCAACATACTTGGATTTCTGTAGCCGGATCTAGATCTCTAAAGCTCAACAGTtgacagaaaaacaaaacattctgtTATAGATGCAAGAATTTGGCAGCCCTGTTGTTTTGCCAGTAGTAGGGTTGGGGGATCGGGGTGTGACAGTGCTTCAGTTGTTGTAGGGGGGGGGGTCTATCAACCTATGCTATAAGGGGTTGGGATGTTGGTGTAGAAGTGGGGGTGGTGGGGTTGAATTCCTGTCAACATATGCTGCTCATTGTGTTAATCAAACGGCTGTTCGTACTTAtaggattaaaaaaataaatagggCGTAAAGTTCTTCCGagtattttggatttttttagcTACTcatttgtttaagtgtttttccAACGTTTTGACGGTTAGTAGGACTTGTAATTTGCTGAGCaacttttcaattttgtgtAAGTTCCTATATATGTGCTTAAAAAGTAAGTTCTTCCGagtattttggatttttttagcTAGTCAtgttgtttaagtgtttttccAACGTTTTGACGGTTAGTAGGACTTGGAATTTGCTGAGCaacttttcaattttgtgtAAGATCCTATATATGTgcttaaaaagtttatttaattaaattggtcattcatatttgtaatcGAATGTACCAGTACACTTTAGAAATCACCACAGTACTTTTATTAATGACCCAAGGGTGTATCATAcacttttaagaaaaaatccgTTTGAAGCTGTGCTGTTGTTTTCTATGGGAGATGGCCAACAAGCTCTGAATGATTTCCCGAAAGTCCGTTACcattgtcaaattaaacattgaccccaatttttttaaatcaaaatcctgatgatttatttgtaattcTGGCTATCCTGAATGTTTTAGCCACGGCGTCCATACGGACTAGTTTTCGCAACATGGACATGCAACTTTTGCTctccaaagattttttttaaatgtttctgcCTGTATAACCTTTAGAGACACAATGTTTGAGTAGATTATTTTTAATGGATAAACTTGCATGAATCTATTTTTCAGAGCCTGAGTGCAGCTGACCTGTTGAAAACCCATATTACTGGTGCGATCTGCCATGGCCACGGTGGAATGTACAGTTTTTTGGACATTAACCAATTTCCACATGATCCAAACCTGACTATCGATGTCATTCTCAGGATCTTAGAAAAAACAGTAACAACAAATGTAAGTGCAGTTCTAGCTGACTTTTCACCTTATTGTCATTGAACATTGGATCGGGATTCTGTGAAAATCAattgcattttacattttactcaCCCAAGTACAAAAGTGCTGTTTGAAGGaatggtgagcttttgtgactGTCCTACCATATTATCCTTCAAACAACTTTCTAAACCTGCAACCAAATATAGCAGGAATGTATCTTGGATGGTACTCTTGCTGATTCCTTTAAATAAAAGGACACATGAAAATCTGGTTGCCATTGCAACCAACAGAAAAAACTACCCATTATTAAGTTCCTTCAAGCCATGTTGATTCATTTAAATTCATCAATAGTGGGCAGGGTAGCATTACACTACATGACTATTTGAGAGCTTTGAAAATCTTTCAGTATACTGTATGTTATCCAAACTTATTTCCAGAGCAATAGATTGCCACCTACCCTTTATCTTCAAGCAGACAACTGTGTGAGGGAAAATAAAAACCAGTATGTCCTTGGGTTCTGCGAGCTCCTTGTGAAAGAAAGAATTTTCAATGAGGTAATAGCTGTCTTTTAAGTAATGCTTGAAACCAACcatcatttttttgaataaaacaattgtgaGGGGGCTTTTAGCTCTTAAATCATGTGTTTGGCCTCAAACTTTTTGACATATGACCATGAAATTTCAGCAGTATGCCAAAGGTTAAAGCTGCTCTCACAAAAGTTATAACCGTAtgatgcctgcacccatggccctcaaacttgactggATGGTTGGgtctgactagtagatgacccttttTGATTTCAAGGGTCatcagatcaaaggtcaaggtaaaagTGACCTCGAAGGCAAACAGTTTGTCTTGGTAATAACTCCACAATGCCTGCAACCATGGCCCTCttacttgacatttaggtttcggGTGACTAGTTGATAACCACTATGAATTTTGAAGTCCTAgagtcaaagttcaaggtcataactcatattcatcattaaagtttatgtcatatttacttattccttgctgctaagaggatacatttttTATCCGCAAATATATTACTTCATCTGAACATGGTTAATAAATGTTCTTTCAAAATGGCGCTCAGGGGGACTAACGTTTGAATAACATCTCTTGGTTTTATTCTTGGAACATgcaaatttatgcaaaaaagcaTGGAATCCatttataaaagactgctgacaaaatatcaaattgctgattttcatttttaagtccataaaatatgttttatgagaTCTTTGTCAACATGATAACTTTTTAATGGATTGTCATATGACCAAGaaaattttgtatgtttaagtgAAAGAAGAGGCTAAAGTGTTGTAAACATTTGATGCACAATAACTAAATAGTATTTCACCTAGAACCATAAAAGTTAAGTAGTCAACAGACTCTAGCCAATAACATTTCATGACCATAAAACTTAAGTTAAGTAGTCAGTTGACCCTTGGCCAATAGAATTTCATCTATAATATTAACAGTTGAATTGTCGTTGACCTTGGCAAGTAGGGTTCTGAATGTCATTTTTAGAAACATTAGCTTTATTATCCCCTgccgaatcgaagatttcgggagggggatattgttttggcgttgtccgtccgtccgtcattccgtccgtccgcTCATCcagtaccatatcttggtaggcattgatcagaaaatgttcaaacttggtcagaatgttccccttgatcatatctcgacctgttttaaaagtgggtcacatggggtcaaaaaatctttggaacatactagaggccaAATACATGGtccaatatttattaaaaatttttagaatgttttccttgatgaactcttggtagtaaataaaactgggtcacatatgatcaaaaattaggtcactaggtcaaatcttttaaaaatctagcccggaaccatatcatggtaatgattggtcaagttatattcaaaattggtcatgatgtaccccttgatgaaatatggatcacttaaaaaagtgggtcacatggggtcaaaaacttaacttaatcagaatattttccttaatgaaatcttggactttTTGAAGCTGGGTCACATACGatctattttatggtggtgattggtctgattaagttcaaacatagTCAGAATGTTCTTTTGGGTTAAATTtcgactgcgttttaaaagtgtgttatttgggtcaaaaactaggtcactaggtcatatattacagaaatcttgggaacactctagaggcaatacatctgctctaatgTCCacgaaacttaatcagaatgtttgcctcaatgaaatcttggaatagttggAAACTattaggtcatgtggggtcaaaaatgaggtcactgggtcaaatcttaaaaaaaaccttgtggacactctagagactatatttttgcaatatatctggaccaatcttcatgaaacttgatcagaatgtttgccttgatgaaatcttagattagtttggaactgggtaacatggagtcataaactaggtttcttggtcaattctaaatgttacattatgtacaatatttttttttatttcaaaatgttgcaatcaaactcaaactcatatatatatatatattccatcaacaattgatttccattccttgacttagcccaatcaggcgggggatatccaTGAAACAAATTTGCTTGTTAAACTGaaattgtatgttgtttttatacagTACTTAGATGATACCATTTTTGAGTTGCtagtttaaacatgtaaatattatagCCAATGCTATAAAAACttgtaaatgacatttttctgcatgataaaatgaattttctttGACTTGATTGGTCAACAGTCAAAGTGCAAGATCATTAAAGATGTTCtgagtttgaaatattaaaaaatatctgcTGTCAACCTTAAGAATTTTTTAAAGATCTTTCCAAATTATATAGGTcactttttcaaagaaaatattttcttggatgaaatgtttatattaaaaacatttataataaaggCTTCTTTTTTCAGGTGCATTTGTCATTCCTACCTGTGGGACACACACATGAAGACATCGACAGTAAATTTGCTTCAATTGCTGATTCACTGCGGACTAAAAATGTTGAATCTGTAGGAAGTCTTTTGAAAGTACTTGAAAAACCTGAGGAAATAAGATCTCTTTTTGATGTTAGAGGATGGATCACTCCTTATCTGAATAAAATTGTGCAAATTACCAATCCACTTTATTTTAAGATCAAGCGCATTGAAGACACAGTTAAAGGATACTACAAAGGCAATCATAAtgatgtttggaaaatattgccGCAAAATCTTTTAAATACCTTACCCAATTCGAAACCTTCAGAAGTAATTCCttcgtttgataaaattaatatagaaaatcatgaaaaacTAGTGTCTTCCAATCAATTTATGTTTTCTCAGGACTCAAGTATAGCTGACTggcaaaattttaatgaaaccataaaacagaaaaaatacaaatcatCTCCAAAATGGATTCTTCCAAATCTCTCCCGTCAGAGTGATTTACAAGAAACTTCCCCAATAGTTGTGCCAGAACAAATATCATCTCTGatggaaaaagaaaaaagacaaCTGAATGTAAAAGTGATACAAAAACGAAAACCGACTCAAGGCCAACCAAGTCTTCCAGTTGTCAACCccaaaaaaaggaaattaccaacaaaaacaagatcaatAACTACATTTGTTACCATTCTATTGACAGATGAGGAGAAAAAACACACTTggctcaaaatattttatgaaatgtgtttttccatgttatttATGTCGCTGCTGCTATGTCTATTGATGATTTTTGTTCTTCTACTCAAGTCTTTGGTTATCGAAATGCTtgaattcattgcttttttaataCGAAATCTTCTACTGATGCACATTGGAAGGCTGCTGATGCCAATCAGTTCTATGAAAGCCCTTGTCTCTCTGTGCATCCCTAAACTATTTATGTTAGAGACAAGAAATCTTGATGCTATGTTTGTGTAATGTGAAACTGTTTAATGTTGATATGTTAGgtatttttcatcattaacaCAGTTCTGATGAGAATTATTTTGTGCTTCAAGTTATATGCTCATTTTGAGCAACAGACTCTGTAGTATCTATGGaattattaatttatctttttaactttatatttatcattacaaTTTTCTGATGAGAACTATTGGATGAATTTAATTGATGATTCCAAACATAATATGTAATGTGAAATGTGAAACTTATAAATGTTGATAGGTTCAtgtaatttttatcattaactcaGTTctgatgataattattttgtgcTTCAAGTTATATATCTATGGaatgattaattcatttttatactattattttttagCATGGCATAGTTCTGATGAAAACTAATAGgagtatttaattaatgattccAAAGATCATGCTCCAtttcttcatatatatattattgtactTAGGTTAAATAATGACCCAgccagatttaaaaaaagattgtacTCATAGAATTTATAAGACTGTTAAAGTGAGTgaaataaggcctaaaaaaatatatttggtttgggttacccgaccctacctacggaataggcgccgaccctaccgtttttatagtcagtttgaaaaaaaataatgaaaaacttaaaaaaaaaaaatttaaatatagagtttaaaaccttaaatgcttatacaggagataactttaacacttttctccaatgatgaaaatgacattcttatataaagcctaataaaaaaaaaattaaaaaaaaattaaaaggcTACCTaacctacctatttttgaaaaggatgtaatcctaaccaaacaatttttttttaggcctaagatACATTGAAAGTAATACTAacattaaattttcaaattcaaattttgattttttgtataaattttgacCATAGTTTAGGGACATTTTCTGTCTGGAcattgtttgtcttgttttgaatttaatgatttcaaatttgttagagctactgaaattaaataattatggatttTCATTAGCTTTACATTTTGACCACTAAACTTTGTTCGGTCGACcgaacattttgtttcattttcaagttttaattttagtttgaccattttgaatttcaaattgttaaataCATCAAAATCCTTATTCTgaatttttaagcattttgacCACATCCAATTGTTCGGACGACCAAACATTTTCTCTTGGACATTTTTTGTCTAGTTTTTAGCTTTTATTGTTAAGCATTTTGCCACATCCAATTGTTCGGACGACCGAACATTTTCTCTTATAAAAATTGTTAACTTTATAATGTTTACGCTTGAAATTTGGTAggtaaatcaaacattttgaaaattagaACATTGTTTTTCAATGGTTTTACATTTGACCACTTAACTTTGTTCGGACGACCGaacattttgtatcaatttcAAGTTTTGATTTTAGTTTGACCATTTTCAAATTGTGAAGTACATCGAAATCcttatttgcaattttcaagcattttgaccaCATCCAATTGTTCGGACGACCGAACATTTTCTCTTGGACATTATTTGTGAAGTTTTTAGCTTTTATGATAAAGCATTTTAGCACATCCAATTGTTTGGACGTCCGAACATTTTCTCTTTGGACATTATTTGTCAAGTTTTTAGCTTTTATGGTAAAGCATTTTAGCACATTCAATTGTTCGGACGTCCGAACATTTTCTCTTTTGAATATTGTATACTTCTTAATTTCATGATTTGAAATTTGGTTGGAcaatcaaacatttgaaaaataaattttgaccaCTAAACTTTGTTCGGTCGACCGaacattttgtatcaatttcAAGTTTCGATTTAAGTTTGaccattttcaaattgttaGATACATCAAAAATTTTACTCtcaatttaaaaactttttgaCCACATCCAATTGTTCGGACGACCGaacattttgtatcaatttcaagttttcgattttaatttgactattttcaatttgttatcaTTACTGAACATTTTGTGAATTGATAGTTTTGAATAGTTTAAATTctgtcttgttattttttttcatttgttcgGTCGACCGAACATTTTCTTATATCTGACTCTTTTGGATGGAATAATgctatgaaataaaagaaattaacttttttttgttgttgtgttggttctattttttagtaaaatatgCTTAAAAAGGGCATGCATTATGCAGAAAACCTGTCTGTGAATTGGGATCGATTGGACGATCCCTTTTTAAATTGGACGAgcttaaatacaatttttattgaatttaatctAACAATATAATGGCCCATGACTAAATGTCAAGATTCATATTTGTAagaatgttgtttatttgtatcTCAAAGACGCCATCTTATACTTTCTCCggaataaaacaaactaacaccaaAGGTACTGTGTAGGCAATCGTATTATTGTAAAAGACGACCAAGTCATTCCCAGATAACGCTTCTAGACAAGTAAAAAAGGAAGGCAAATCGCGATACACGTTACTTAAATTAGTCAAGATGTTTCCTTGCTGTCTTAGTATCGTGCACTAGGGTCTTATGTTCTCATCCTTATTGGAAACACATAGTATTTTACCTAAAAAACGTATCTGCTTTAATATCATTGACACTCAATAACCCGTTGTTACCCTTGTGTTCGATAAACTTATTTAGGGCAAACGAATGCGGTTTGGTTCCCCGTTTATGGCCAATGCGCTAAGATGCAAGATGGATACATGGTTCCCCACGTATAGCGTATGCGATACGATGTAACAGGTAACCATTGGTTCCCCGCTTATATCGTATGCGCAAAGATTCAGCAGGGATACAAAATAAGACAGTTTGCTGAAGTACGCCTATATAAACTAATTATAGCCCTAACTGAACACGCGGCTGGTATGTCGGCGATGCAGATAACGGACCATATCATTTTACGAGTGGTTTAAGAGCTTACAAAGTCTACCGTTGCTCATTGGATATTTGTATTTCGTAAGCGTTCGATATGTGTATATACCAATATTCCGGATGATTCGACAAGCTGAGATATATGGAGTAATTTggaatgatataaaattatagcTTAGTGAAATGTGGTAAAGgtaaaatttgtttacatattctAACTGATACATGtcaattatgatatttgttcTGCTTATGatttcatcacatttattttatagacAATTTATGTTGTCGGAGGGAAAGGTTTCAAAAATGCAGTTTTAGGTAAAACaactaaaatgtaaaatataaaaaattatctCTTAAACGTTtggaaataaattgaaatctATTGTTTGATTGTATATTGATATTGcctcattaaaataaaacggattACTAATAGAGACcttcaatttattatattttcttatgattattatttttaataaagctGATTTCAACATCTGTTTAA
Coding sequences:
- the LOC128221864 gene encoding uncharacterized protein LOC128221864 isoform X2 codes for the protein MTKILNPDTRAHFRKLKLEHHERQMLERSFYYKKREASRKEPTKYMSIIIDGMDQSKTNLPHFTGRLPKSLSAADLLKTHITGAICHGHGGMYSFLDINQFPHDPNLTIDVILRILEKTVTTNSNRLPPTLYLQADNCVRENKNQYVLGFCELLVKERIFNEVHLSFLPVGHTHEDIDSKFASIADSLRTKNVESVGSLLKVLEKPEEIRSLFDVRGWITPYLNKIVQITNPLYFKIKRIEDTVKGYYKGNHNDVWKILPQNLLNTLPNSKPSEVIPSFDKINIENHEKLVSSNQFMFSQDSSIADWQNFNETIKQKKYKSSPKWILPNLSRQSDLQETSPIVVPEQISSLMEKEKRQLNVKVIQKRKPTQGQPSLPVVNPKKRKLPTKTRSITTFVTILLTDEEKKHTWLKIFYEMCFSMLFMSLLLCLLMIFVLLLKSLVIEMLEFIAFLIRNLLLMHIGRLLMPISSMKALVSLCIPKLFMLETRNLDAMFV
- the LOC128221864 gene encoding uncharacterized protein LOC128221864 isoform X1 — its product is MYMPDYPNLRLLASLLPFNSFSKCTICTSLERHMTKILNPDTRAHFRKLKLEHHERQMLERSFYYKKREASRKEPTKYMSIIIDGMDQSKTNLPHFTGRLPKSLSAADLLKTHITGAICHGHGGMYSFLDINQFPHDPNLTIDVILRILEKTVTTNSNRLPPTLYLQADNCVRENKNQYVLGFCELLVKERIFNEVHLSFLPVGHTHEDIDSKFASIADSLRTKNVESVGSLLKVLEKPEEIRSLFDVRGWITPYLNKIVQITNPLYFKIKRIEDTVKGYYKGNHNDVWKILPQNLLNTLPNSKPSEVIPSFDKINIENHEKLVSSNQFMFSQDSSIADWQNFNETIKQKKYKSSPKWILPNLSRQSDLQETSPIVVPEQISSLMEKEKRQLNVKVIQKRKPTQGQPSLPVVNPKKRKLPTKTRSITTFVTILLTDEEKKHTWLKIFYEMCFSMLFMSLLLCLLMIFVLLLKSLVIEMLEFIAFLIRNLLLMHIGRLLMPISSMKALVSLCIPKLFMLETRNLDAMFV